Sequence from the uncultured Bacteroides sp. genome:
CTGCTTCACTCGCCGATTTGAATAACGCCGCATACCTTTCTAACTCTTTTTGTGCTTTTTTCATCTCGCCGGTATTTTCCAGTGCTTGCCAAAGCATCGCTTTAGCTGCAAATAATGAAGCTTTCAAACGGTAATTATCAGCTGTTTCCCCGGTAGCTTTCGCTATCAATTCATCCAGCAATTTCACCCCGGCTTCACCCGCCTGTTCCCTGTCTTTCATCTGTGTCAGCGATTTCAGGAAAAACACAAAGTACTGTCCATAGATTTGATCGGGTAGAATTTTTTGTTCATTTACCGCACGCATCACTTCCAGCATCCGTGCCCAGTTGCCTTGTCGGGAAAGAAGCGAGGTATTGAGCCATACCGAAGCCGCTGCTTTTCCCGGACTTTCAGGCATGCCTGCCAGATAATCAATAAAAGCGTTGTAACTGTCCTGGCTATAAACCGCCAAATTGGGTGATGTTGCAAATTTCATAGCCGTCTGCACCATCGCATCTGCCAACTTAGCATCTACCATTACCCGCTGATTTTGAAGAGGAATAGCATAAAACCGTTGAATACTATCGCGCACAGTCAGCAATGTCTTAGAAAGCGGATCATTCTCAAACTGCATAATCAGTGGCCACAACTGCTTAGTAGCCAATTTGTTAACAGGAAGACTCCCCAGCCATTCTTTTGCCACCTGCTGAACCTGATTTGACATTCCTGCCTGTGCCAGTACTTTGATAAAGCTGAACAGGAATGCTTCATCTCGTTCACCCGCATTGTAGCGAGCTGCAAGAGCCTCCAGGTTTTTAGAAGGATCAAGGGCCGCTCTGGCACCTTCAATGAGCCATTCAGCATTACCTGCTCCTACCAGTTTTCCAACAGGCTTCTCTGTTGCAGGGTCAATAAACATCAGTGTTGGGAAAGAAGTTACTCCCCATTGCTGTAAGTGTGCCTTACCATCTGCATCCTTTTCCATGTCAAACTGCACATTCACAAAGTGTTCGTTAAAGAAATCGGCCACCTTATCCTGAGTAAATACTTCTGCTGCGAGTTTTTTGCAAGGGCCACACCAGCTGGCATAGCAATCAACGAAAATCAGTTTTTTCTCTTCTTTAGCTTTCTTTACCACTTTAGACCACGACCGTGATGGTTCAAAGACTATGCTGCGGGTTTGAGCAGAAGCATTCAGGCAAATCAACAATATCGCCGTCAGAATTAATACTTTTTTTCTTATCATTTCTTTTTCTATGTTATAAAAAAAGGATGCAGGCAGCACACAAACTATTTTGTGCGCCTCCCCATCCTTTTTCATATTAAATTTTACTCAGAAAACACTTTGAACTTTGACAACGCAGTGCGGTAAGAGTCAACATAATTCCAGTTTGCATCATACCCTTTTTTATAAAAGAAATCGCTAAGCACCACTCTTATCTTTTGAGCCTGAATGGTCGATTTATCTTTATTCAGATATACAAGGGTAGTCTCTCCTTTACCATTTCCTATCATCGTATTTTTGCTAAAGGTAGCAGAAACCCATGCACCCGAGGCAGTAGTAACTTCTATCGAAATTATCGAAGGCAACTGAAGACTAGCATCGTTGATATTGGCCTGAACAACTTTGAATCCAAGTATATTCTGCACCTGTTTCATGTCAATTTCAAAGACATGTTCACGCAACTGTGCGGAAGCAGTAGGTAACCAAGATTTGGTATTATCGTCAACAAACAAATTACTTAAGCCCGTATCATATCCCATCGCATCCTGCGGAGTTTCCTTAATAGTCCAGCCCGTGGTGTCAAGCAAGTGCAAGCTTGGTAATTGCGGAACAAGATTCTTGCCGGAAAACCAAGTGGGCACTACGTCGAAATAGTTCTTGCTATATTGGTTAATCTGCACACCCAAAACATCATGCGCCAACTGTAAGGCAGCCAAGCTGATCTGTCTTTTTGCATCCGACGGCAAAATAGATTTTGCAACAGCCTCAGTTCCCGGCATTATGTATCTGTCTTTACCCAAATTAAGTGTTTTCAAATTAGGGAAATAGAGAATATCGTCCAAAGAAGTCTGATTGAAATTAATATCCAGCGAAGAAATATTATTAAGATCGCTAAATTTAATATCCCCATTTAAGCCAAACTGTGGGCGCAATTCATTTGCAAAATCACTGTTCAACACAGGAATATCGAAATACAATGGCAGCGGCTTCAAATTTAATTCTATGTTACCAAACGATTTGATTTTTCCCCTACGATAAACATTAACCGGTTTGCTGAAGTCTATGTTTTCTCCTATAACAGCGCAAGGTTGACCCTTCGGCCAGTTGCTTATACGATCTTCAGGATTTGCCTGATAAAAACTCTCCTGATTACTTCCTTTCTCAAAATACCCTATTTTGAATGACACCAAATTATCAGGCCAGGAATCAAAGGCAACAAAGAGTTTCTTGTCGCCCACCCTAATTTGTTTGGTAACCATGTGAGTAAATAAGGCAAGTTCGTCACTTTCATAGTTGAAAGATCGGGCATATACAGGATCTCCCAAGGATTTTTTCACAACTTTACCATCCTTCTCTGTTATAGCCCACACGTTGAATTCGTAATCGTAGTTATCCGTCAATCCTTCAGCCAAAAAGCTCTCGCTATCCTTGTCTATTATCTTAGCGAAGGTGTTCGTTTCATTTTTCCATTCTACAAGAATTCCGGTTCTTCCCGGATCCAATTTCAGGTTCCAACTCAACAACACAGATTCCCATCCCGGAGTAGCCTTCAAATCATATATCTTATTCAGATACTGAATTGGGCCGTCACCGATATATTTATCGTAAGTTTCTTCGATGCTTTGGCACCCTGACAATCCGCTACCAAGAGTAGCAAGCATCATCATATATACAAGAATTTTCTTCATCATCATTGTTTTTTAGCATAAACTTCTATTTCGTGACAAGTCACTCTATCCTTTCCATTATTGTTAGCAGGAAGAATAAGGTCGTTATAAGTTCCATCAAACTCTATTTTATAATATCTGTATTCATTCTCATCAAAGTCAAATGGCACAGATAAGTAGAGCGGCTTCAAAGCATCCAAATCCGCCTTCGTTTTAGGATTAGATTTCAGATTAGCATTATAATACCAACGTTCAGTTTTTGCAGAACTAGGGTCTTGCGATACTTTTCCTATCTGTTTCCAATTTACAGAAGGTATGGTAGACTGATCAGCGTTTGGATTGTAAGATTCACTGGCTACCCATGCATAGATGGTCACACTGCAAGGTAGCTTTGTGTAATATCCTCCGTTTCCGGATCCACCTGCCTCATCAAAATCTTTATTCACAGCAAATCCATCCCCATAGCGGAAATAGAAACGCATTTCACCCAACATGGCAGGTTTCTTTATATCCAATACAAAGTACTTGTCATTACCGTCTTTATGTAGCGCATTCTCTTTCGTAAGGAAAGTGAAAGGAGGAGTAGCGTATCCCGGGCGATAATATAGCACGCCAAGAGTACCTTTTACATCTCCATCAAACAGATATTGCTTACCAAATGCTCCGGGATTATAGCTCCCACCGTTCGGATTATAAGCTTCTTCTCTCGACAATTTAAAAGGATCCAGCAACTCGAAATTTGCATTTGGCAATTGTACTCTTTCCATACCTACAATACCGGCCCAAGTCTGCTTACGGGCAATGCGTTGTTTTGAGTCTTCTGTAGTAACCACTACTGTATAGTTAGACTGGCGCTGAGATTCATCTAAAGAATAAGCCTTGGTAAATTTTCCGGCTTCAAGCTGGAAGTTCTCCAATGTCAACGTATCGCGTGCATGGGTATTAGGGTTTTCACCAACAAAATAAACAGTAGCCGAACCATTTACTTGTCCCTTCAGTTCATAAGTCAACTGAAAACCATCCCAATAAGAACCAACTTTCACATTGTCAAAGAAAGTATAGAGATTAGACGCCAGCGTACTAAAACTCATATCCCTAACTTCCGACTCATTATCTTTACTGTCTAAAAACGAAACCCTTACCGGCACAGAGTTCTTTGCATTATTGAATCCGTTTAGTAAAATCGTATTTACTGAATAATCACCTACTTTATAAATAAGATCACCAAATTCATCCTTATATGTAATTTTGACCTTACTGATGCGTGGATCAGATAATTTATAGGTCAGCTTTGCCCCACCTTCAACTGCTGTAAAAGTGAACATATTGTCACTTATCGTAGTGTCGAATTTCAATTGTTCGTTATCAGAGCAACTCCATAAGCAAAGAATTGCCATCAGGTTTAAAAAGAATATTAGCTTTTTCATCTTTATTTCTTCTTTATACATTTACCATCCGGGGTTCTGCGTAATACCCGAAATATTTACTTCTTCACTGCGGATAGGCCATAAATAATCCCTGTTAGGATTGAAAGATGCCTTATTCCAAACTTCTACCGGTCCCTGATAATTATTGTAGAACTCCATCCATGTTTTTCCGGTTACTTTCCATCCGGTAGGTTTTTTATCAAAACCTTCATCCAGAGCAGTTCCCCAACGGCGAACATCCCAGAAACGGTGTCCTTCGTACATTAGTTCAATGGTACGCTCTCTGTGAATGATATCGCGCAAACCCACTTGTGCATTATACTTTTCCGGGTTGGTACCATAAGTGTTCCATGAATCTTGTACGGTAGGTATACCTGCGCGTTCACGGATCTTATTCAGGCGATCGAAAATTTTATCGTGATGAGCTCCGTTAGGACCTTCATACTCATTCCAGGCTTCGGCTGCATTCAGATAGATTTCCGCCAGTCTCATTGCCACACCTCCATATCCAACTTTCGAACGTAAATTGTTCAGATAATCTTTCATATTGCAATCACTTCGGAGTCCTTTCTTCACATAATATCCCGT
This genomic interval carries:
- a CDS encoding DUF4998 domain-containing protein — encoded protein: MMMKKILVYMMMLATLGSGLSGCQSIEETYDKYIGDGPIQYLNKIYDLKATPGWESVLLSWNLKLDPGRTGILVEWKNETNTFAKIIDKDSESFLAEGLTDNYDYEFNVWAITEKDGKVVKKSLGDPVYARSFNYESDELALFTHMVTKQIRVGDKKLFVAFDSWPDNLVSFKIGYFEKGSNQESFYQANPEDRISNWPKGQPCAVIGENIDFSKPVNVYRRGKIKSFGNIELNLKPLPLYFDIPVLNSDFANELRPQFGLNGDIKFSDLNNISSLDINFNQTSLDDILYFPNLKTLNLGKDRYIMPGTEAVAKSILPSDAKRQISLAALQLAHDVLGVQINQYSKNYFDVVPTWFSGKNLVPQLPSLHLLDTTGWTIKETPQDAMGYDTGLSNLFVDDNTKSWLPTASAQLREHVFEIDMKQVQNILGFKVVQANINDASLQLPSIISIEVTTASGAWVSATFSKNTMIGNGKGETTLVYLNKDKSTIQAQKIRVVLSDFFYKKGYDANWNYVDSYRTALSKFKVFSE
- a CDS encoding thioredoxin domain-containing protein; amino-acid sequence: MIRKKVLILTAILLICLNASAQTRSIVFEPSRSWSKVVKKAKEEKKLIFVDCYASWCGPCKKLAAEVFTQDKVADFFNEHFVNVQFDMEKDADGKAHLQQWGVTSFPTLMFIDPATEKPVGKLVGAGNAEWLIEGARAALDPSKNLEALAARYNAGERDEAFLFSFIKVLAQAGMSNQVQQVAKEWLGSLPVNKLATKQLWPLIMQFENDPLSKTLLTVRDSIQRFYAIPLQNQRVMVDAKLADAMVQTAMKFATSPNLAVYSQDSYNAFIDYLAGMPESPGKAAASVWLNTSLLSRQGNWARMLEVMRAVNEQKILPDQIYGQYFVFFLKSLTQMKDREQAGEAGVKLLDELIAKATGETADNYRLKASLFAAKAMLWQALENTGEMKKAQKELERYAALFKSASEAASLNSAVPSAAPATGTAVLSYEERVGVPIVKVVINGHTYSFLFDTCAGYTCVTDRLVNAEKLEYQHTGNTVAGMQGTLNMAAIPGLTLGGLTLKNKVAAVMSSQNLTFLTLGIDGIIGAPIINDFVLTIDSKSKTITLGGETDPSISKWSTLKLNGSDPLLSIKVKGKDELYDVPALFDSGNGTGSVGLPSAQGFEEWTKAGVIGNVEKGEGFNAMMIGGISKTTDKLYRGALSEFHMGDGVFKDVPVVTSGMGYLLMPFKMTDLGKIIIDYPRKRYYFAAYTDAKVWNGDHRTVLTGVAEGTLRVAAIWGNEAAKDLAVGDIITAVGNKVLGSLPANAPNIDILIKQSGAQAVTVKKSSGKTTEIPSTVFVAK
- a CDS encoding DUF4959 domain-containing protein; translation: MKKLIFFLNLMAILCLWSCSDNEQLKFDTTISDNMFTFTAVEGGAKLTYKLSDPRISKVKITYKDEFGDLIYKVGDYSVNTILLNGFNNAKNSVPVRVSFLDSKDNESEVRDMSFSTLASNLYTFFDNVKVGSYWDGFQLTYELKGQVNGSATVYFVGENPNTHARDTLTLENFQLEAGKFTKAYSLDESQRQSNYTVVVTTEDSKQRIARKQTWAGIVGMERVQLPNANFELLDPFKLSREEAYNPNGGSYNPGAFGKQYLFDGDVKGTLGVLYYRPGYATPPFTFLTKENALHKDGNDKYFVLDIKKPAMLGEMRFYFRYGDGFAVNKDFDEAGGSGNGGYYTKLPCSVTIYAWVASESYNPNADQSTIPSVNWKQIGKVSQDPSSAKTERWYYNANLKSNPKTKADLDALKPLYLSVPFDFDENEYRYYKIEFDGTYNDLILPANNNGKDRVTCHEIEVYAKKQ